CTGCTCGCCGGCACCGCGGCCGGCCTGCTCGTCACCGACGACCACGGCACCGTCCGCGTCGTGGACGAGCGGGGCCGGCGGGTCCGCGCCCTGCCCGGCCACGACGCGGTCGTCGGTGTCGGGGCGCGTTCGGTGGCGTTCGCCGACCCCTGCGGGCACCCGTGCCCGCCGACGATCGTGGACGTGCGGACGGGGCAGCCGTGGGCGTCGTTCGACCCGATGGGCGACGCGGACGCGCGATGGGTGCGCTTCGCCCCGGGCGACGTGGCCGCCGCCGTCATCGCGTCGACGTCGGTGTACGTGGTGCGCCCGGACGGCGGGACGTTCCGCGCCGCCTTCAGCAACGTCTACGGCCTGGACGCGACGTGGGTCGACGACCACCGGCTCTGCGTCACGCAGCAGGTCGCCAACGACCTCGTCGTCTACGAGTGGGACCTCGTGGAGAAGACGTTGCGGCACGCGGCGACGTACCACCTCGGCGAGGTCGTCGGGTTCGCCGCCGCGCCGCTGAACTAGGCTCGCCGCCCATGAGCACCCTGGTCCTGCTGCGGCACGGCGAGAGCACGTGGAACAAGGAGAACACGTTCACCGGCTGGGTCGACGTCGACCTGTCGCCGAAGGGCGAGGAGGAGGCCCGCCGCGGCGGCCGCCTGCTGCGCGAGGCGGGCGTCGAGGTCGACGTGCTGCACACGTCGTTGCAGCGCCGGGCGATCCGCACCGCGAACCTCGCGCTCGAGGAGGCGGACCGGCTCTGGGTGCCGGTGCGGCGGTCGTGGCGGCTCAACGAGCGCCACTACGGCGCGTTGCAGGGGAAGAACAAGACGCAGGTCCGCGAGGAGTTCGGCGACGAGCGGTTCCTGCTGTGGCGGCGGTCGTACGACGTCCCGCCGCCGCCGCTCGACGCGGCCGACCCGATGCACCCGGCGAACGACCCGCGCTACCGCGACCTGCCGCCGGACCTGCTGCCCGCGACCGAGTGCCTCAAGGACGTGCTGGAACGCCTGCTCCCCTACTGGGCGGACGCGATCGTGCCGGACCTGCGCGCGGGGCGGACGGTGCTCGTCGCCGCGCACGGCAACAGCCTGCGCGCGCTGGTGAAGCACCTCGACGGCATCGGCGACGACGCGATCGCCGGGCTGAACGTGCCCACCGGCATCCCGCTGCGCTACGACCTCGGCGACGACCTGCGGCCCGCCCGCGCGGTGGACCCGGACTACGGCGTCAGCGGCGCCTACCTGGACCCGGACGCGGCCCGCGCGGCGATCGCCGGCGTCGCCAACCAGGGGAAGTAACGCCCCCCTCACGAAGTTAGGCAAAACGACCCGGGCCGTACGGCCCGCCCGTACCATCGGCCGCACGTGCCGTAACCCCGCACCCCCGTCGCCGTACTGGAGCGCACCCATGTCGAGCCCCCGCCGCGCCCTCGCTCTCGTCGCCCTCGCCGCCGCCGCCGTCGCGGCCAGCGCCTTCCCCGCCGCCGACGCCGGCGTGAGCGGGACGCGCAACGACTCGCTGGTGACGTTCACCCCGGCGACGGTCGTCGACCCGATCCTGTTCGGCGGCGAGCCGGGCATCAACTTCGACCCGACCACCTCCGCCGGGCAGCGGTCGTTCGTCGACTGGCCGGTGTCGAGCCGGCAGAACATCGGCGTGCTGTTCCGCTCCGAGGACGGCGGGCTCACCTACCTCAAGCGGTACGCGGACCCGACCAACCCCGGCGAGGCCGGCCCGCTGTGCACGGGCCGGCAGATCCCGACCTGCGGCGGCGGTGGCGGCGGCGACACCGACGTCAACATCGACGAGGACGGCACGGTCTACTTCTCGTCGCAGGAGTCGCTGGCCGACCAGCTCATGGGCACGTCGTTCGACCACGGCACGACGTTCCCGGCCGACCACGTCGACCCGGTCGTCAGCAAGTGCGGGCCGGTCGACCGCCAGTGGATCACCCACTGGAAGGGCACCGACACGGTGTTCCTCGCGTACCACATCCCCGCGGTCGGCGAGTGCATCAACCGCAGCGACAAGGCGGGCGCGACCGGCTCCTGGACGATCCCGGCCGGGCCGCAGATCCCGTTCGTCACGCAGAGCGGCGCGATGATCGCCGACAACACCGGCGGCATCCACAACAAGACCCTGTACATCGCCTACCTCGGCGGCACGTCGCTGCTGTCGCCCGGCATGACGGTGGCGGTGTCGACCGACGGCGCGGCGACGTTCGTCAAGCACAAGCTCCCCGACGTCGACCCGGACGGGAACTTCACCAAGGTCTTCATGGACCGCAAGGGGAACCTCTACGCGACCTGGGTCCAGGGCAACAAGACGATGCTGTCGACCAGCAAGGGCGACGACCCGGAGAACCGCAAGGCGCCCGCGTCGAAGTGGAGCACCCCGGTCGCGGTGAGCGCGCAGCCGGTCAACATCTCGATCTTCTCCGACGGCGTCGCCGGCGACCCCGGCCGCATCGCGATCTCGTACTACGGCACCACGGCGAAGGCGCCGTCGCCCGACGACGTGAAGCCCGGGCAGGGCGGCTGGTACCCGTACGTCGCCGTCTCGACGGACGCGCTCTGCCAGTGGGGCGTGGGCGGGAAGTGCAAGGCGCCGACGTTCCACCAGACGCGGATCGCGCACCGCATCAACCAGGACGACAACATCTGCACCGCCGGCACGACCTGCACGGCGACCGGCGGCAACCGCAACCTGCTCGACTACTTCGACATCTCGCTCGACAAGCAGGGCCACCTCGGCTTCGTGTGGACCGACACCAACAACGCCACGAAGATGGGCTTCATCAAGGTGGCGCGGCAGGCCACCGGCCCGAGCCTCTACGTGGGCCAGCCGAACGCGAAGCAGGTCGTCCGCGGCAACGGCTACGCCGATCCGGCCGGTGACGCGAAGTACCCGTTCTACGGCGCGAAGATCAAGACGTCGAAGAGCGTCCCGACGCTCGACCTGCGCGGCACGACGGTCCGGCTCAAGGACAGCAAGACGCTCGAGGTCACGATGACGCTGACCAGCACGTCCGGCCTCGACAAGGGCGTGCCCGGTGGCGGCACCGGCACGGACGGCGCGACGCCGATCCAGCAGGCGAAGTACCTGACCCGCTGGGACTTCGGCGGCCGCTCGTTCTACGCCGGCGCGAACGTCGCCGCCGGCTCAACCGGCGACGCGGTCCCGGCGTTCTTCTCCGGCGAGGTCTCCAACGCCGAGGGCGTGCTCGCGGCGGGCGGCGGCACGACGTACTACGGCAACTCGTACAAGCCGCTGACCGCGGCGAAGGGCCGCGTGCTGCCCGGCAAGATCGTGATCGAGGTGCCGGTGTCGGCGGTCGGCGGCCCGAAGGCCGGGTCGCGTGTCTACTCGGTCGGCAGCTACGCGATGCTCGGCCCGGTCGACGACGCGGTCGTCCTCAACACCATCCCGGTGACGGTCGACTCGACGCCGACGTTCGACACGGTGCTGCCGCGGGCGGGCACGAAGGTGACCGTCGGCGGACCGTCGTCCACCAGGGGCATCGCGTCGGCGCCGGTCACCTCCGGCGGCGGCACCGTGACCGCGCCCGGCACCAAGACCGGTGGCACCGGCTCGAGCGTGACCGCGCCGAAGGACGCGCAGCAGGAGCAGCCGGTCGACGCCGAGAACCGTTCGCTCGCCCACCGGGTCATGCCGGCCGCGGCGACCGGGCTGTTCCTCGCCGCCTGCGCGGGCGCGTACCTCGCGCGGCGACGCCGCGCCGTCGGCCCGCCCGCGTAGGAGTGGCACCCGGCGACAGAGGCCCGGGTCGAGGTGGCGTGCCACCCCGGCCCGGGCCTCCCGGCGTGCGGTACCGCTAGCCGCCCATGAGCAGTGCGGTACCGCTACCGCCCATGCGCACCCGGACGCCCTCGGAACCGTCGCCGTAGTGGAGGACGTGGACGTCTGCGGTCGTCCCGCTACCCGTCGACGACGTCCTGAACGTCCCCGTCGCGACGTACGTGTTGCCGGTCACGTCGTTGTTCCCGGTCGGCTGGAGGAGCTGCGCGACCGACATCGGCACCAGGTCCGGCGAGGCCACGGCCGGACCGAAGTACTCCACGAAGTTCGACATCGAGCCGACGGCCGACCTGCCCAGCGGCGCGCGCAGGCTGCCGATCACCTGCTCGCCCGTGTCGCTCGGGAAGGTCGAGCCGACGGACGCGGTCCACCAGTACTCGCCGGTCGCGATATCCACGTCCTGGCGCGTGAGCCGGAGGCGGTAGCGGCGGAAGCCCGACTCGAACGGGTACGGCAGCCGGCAGCTCAGGCCATTGCCCTCCCCGGTGAAGTGCCCGCAGTTGACGCCGCTGGACGCGGTGGCGTTCCGGATCGAGAAGATCGCGGTCTCGCCGACCGTGCCGTCGAAGCGTTCGCCGTCGATCTGGAGGCCGAGGTAGCCACCGCCCCCGCCGGTGGTCCAGGTGAAGCTGTTCGCCCAGAACGTCTGCGGCGCCTTGTCGTCGACGACGAGCTCCTGGTCGAGGTTCGTCATCGCGAGCCCGACCGGGCCGAACGACCAGTTCACGCCGACCTTCGCGTTCTGCTGCTGCCCGAGCGCCGCGCCACCGGGGTAGCTCACCTTGCCGTACGCGTAGCGCTGGTGGGTGCCGGAGACCGCGATGTAGCCGCCACCGTCCTGCGTGACGCTGACGCCGGTGATGCCGCCGGTGAACCCCTGCGGGTCGCCGCGGGACGGGACGTTTAACCCGGAGACCTGACCGTAGCTGGAGATCGCGAGGTAGCCCTCGCCCGAGCTCGTCACCGCGAGGTCGACGATGTCGCCGGAGAACCCGACCGGCTCGCCGTGCCACGGCACGTTGAACGTGAAGATGTGCCCGCGCGCGCTGCCGACGACGTACCCCTCGCCGTCCGGCCGCACCGCGACGGCGGTGATCGGGTCGGTGCCGCCGAAGCCGGAGAGGCCGCCCTGGTAACGGACGGAGCCGAACGCGTAGACGGCGCCCGTCGTGGTCACGGCGACGTACCCCTTGCCGTCCTGCGTGGCGGAGACATCCGCGACGTCGCCGGGGAAGTTCACGACGTTGCCGCGGTGGACGACGTTGCCGAACGCGTAGACCTGGCCGCGGCTCGAGATGGCGACGTACCCGCCGCCGTCGCGGGTGACCGAGATGTCGACGATGCTCCCGGAGAACCCGGCCGGGTTGCCGAGCCACGGCACCGAGCCGTACGTGCTGACGATGCCGTCGTCGGTGACGGTGGCGTAGCCGGTGCCGTCGTTGGTGACGCTGATGCCGGTCGCGACGCCGGCGGCGTGCGCCGGCGTCGCCGGCAGCACCGCGAGCGACGCGAGGACGGTGGCCGCGGTGACCGCGGCCCTGGCGAAGCGCAGGGCGATGCGCATGGTGGAGGCCCCTCCCCAGCCGCCCCGCGTCCGTCGCGGGGCGCTCCGCGCGGCTCGGACGCGTGCGCGGTCACACCTTTTTCGACCTCGTGACCGGCGGCCCTGCCGCGGGGGCATCCGACGACTTCCGGCAAACACCCCTCGCGCCGTCCTCCCTCCCGGCAGACTCGGACGACAGAGGCGAGGGGGGTGCGGTGGGCATCACGTTGCCGTTCCCGGCCGACCGGTCGGTGGGCGAGCTCCAGCGGTACGACGAGGCGAACGGCCGGTGGCGGCCGTGCGGCCGGGCGCGCGGCGACGTCGTCGTCGCGGACGACGCGCGGCTCGGTCTGGTCGCCGAACGCCGCCGCGCGACCTCGCTCGCGTTCCTCGACCCGCTGCCGGTGGCGCCGTTCGCGCGGCTCGGCACCGGCGGCGTCCCGCTGCGCGAGGGCGACGCCGCGCGGCTGGCGCGGTTCTGCTGGCTCGGCGAGCTGGACCTCGACGGCAGCGGCGTCGCCGACGACGACGTGGCGGCGTTGCGGCCGCTGGTGAACCTCGTGGAGCTGCGGCTCGGTGGGGCCCGCGCCGGCGACGACGCGCTCGCCTCGCTCGACTTCCCGCTGCTGCGCCGGCTCGACCTGGACCACTCGAACGTCGAGCACGGCATCGCGTACCTGACCCGGCTGCCCCGGCTGGAGCTGCTCGACCTGGCCGGCACCGCCGTCAGCAAGGCGTCGCTGCACGCGCTCGCCGACCTGCCGCGGCTGCACTGGGTGGCGCTCGCGTACGCGCAGATGCGGCCCGAGTCGCTCGTCGCGCTGGGCCGGGTGCCAGGCCTGCGCGAGGTGTTCCTCAACGGCCTCCCGCTCGACGCCGGCGTGCTCGCCGCGCTGGGGGGGCTGGCGACGTTGCGGCTGCTCGACCTCTCCGGCACCGACGTGACCAGCGCCGCCGTGACGCGGCTCGCCGCCGCGCCGGCGCTGGTGAAGCTGCGGCTGTCCGCGACCGGCGTCGACGACACCGCGCTGCCGTGGCTGGAGCCGGTGCAGACGCTGGAGTCGTTGTGGCTGGACGACGCGGACGTGAGCGACGAGGGCGTCGCGTCGGTGGCCGCGCTGCGCGGGCTGCGCGAGGTCGTGCTCGACGGCACCCGCGTGACCGCCGGGGGCGTGCGCGCGCTCGCGGCGCTGCCGTCGTTGCGGCGGCTGGACCTGGCCCGCACCGGCCTCGGCGACGAGGTCGTGCCGGCGCTGCTCGGGCTGCCGGCGCTGGCCGAGGTGGACCTGACCGGCACCGCCCTGACCGACGCCGGGCTGGCGGCGCTCGCCGCGCACCCGGTGCTGCGTTCGGTGCGGGTGGCGGGGACGGCGGTGACCCGGCGCGGCATCCGCGACCTGCTCGCGACCGTGCCGGAGATGGCGTTGCCGGACCTGGGGCTGGCGCCGGAGGTCGACGTGCCGGAGCAGGCGGCGGCGAGCGAACCCGCCGCGTCGGAGCGTTCCCGGCCCTAGGCCACGGCCACGACCCGGGCGGCGCGCTGGGCGGGGACGAGGTCGGCGACGTCGCGGTCGCGGCGGGTCGCGGGGCAGTCGCCGGCGGCGTCGAGCAGCTCCGGGAGCTCCCGGCCGTAGCAGCGGGCGAGGACGCCGGCGTGCCCGCCGAGCTCGTGCCGCCAGGCGTGCATCCGCAGGAGGCGCAGCCGCTGCCAGCCGCCCTCGCGAACGACACCGGTGATGCGGGCCAGCGCGCCGTCGACGGCCGCGACGGCGCTCTCCACGGCCCGCGCGTCGGCGGCCGGGTCGGTACGCTCGGCCGGCCACGACCCCGGCCCGAGGCCGCTCACCTCGACGAACCCGGCCGTCAGCGGCAACGACCGCCCGTCCCACACCGGCGGGTAGACGAACAGGTGGCCGTCGACCGGCTCGCAGTCGGCGCTGGTGACGCTCGCGACGGCCGCGGGGGTGCCGGCGCCGCCGACGAGCAGCAGCACGTCGCGGCGGACCGCGGCGTCGCCGGCGAGGACGTCGAGCGCGAGCGCGAACCACGCGTCGAGCTCGCGGAGGAGGGGGCACGGCTGCTCGTTCATGGTCATGGTGTCGGCGGCCGCGACCGCGGCGGCGCAGCCCCGGTCGGGGGACCACGAACGGGTCAGGCGGAACGCCGGAGCGCGCGTTGCGCCGTCCGGCTCAGCCGCCTTCGCCTTCCGTCAGCATCGTGACCAGGCGCGGGTCGCCGCTCGTCTCCACGGCGACGCCGCGGCCCCACAGCGCGAGCAGCAGGTCGCTCGCGCTGCCGCGCAGCGTCGCGCCGGCGTCGGTGGCGCCGTTGCGCACGACCTCCGCGCGGTCCGGGTGGAACGTCGCGTGCCAGGTGTCGCCGGTGTCCGTCGCGACGAGGGCCGCCGTCCCGGAGAGGCCGTCGACCGGCGTCTGGGCCAGGTAGACCGGGAGGAACACGCCGAGCATCTCGTCCACGCCGTCCGCCGCCAGCTCCGGCTCGACAGGGCGTGCGTCACCGGCCGCGAGCTGCGCGTCCCAGCGGTGCACCGCCGTCTCCTGCGCCATCCGGCGGCACCAGAACGCGACGGTGAGGTCCTCGCCGGACCAGTTCCAGCAGCGGGTGTCCGGCGCCTCGTTCGTCAGCGTCTCGACCAGCTCGGCGAGCGCCTGCTCGTACGCCTCCGGCGAGCCGTCCGGCAGGTCGACCTCGGTCTCGTCGACCTCCGCGTCGGCGTGCGTCGACACGATGCGGGTGACCCAGCGGTAGGCGTGGGTGGTGTGCCGGACCAGCCGCATGACGTCCCACGCCGGGCAGGACGGCACGGGCGTGTCCGGCGCGGCGGCGCGCGCGGCCGCGGCCAGCGCGGCGGCCTCGTGCCGCAGCGCGGCGAGGTGGCGTTCGCGGTCCATGACGGTCTCCCTACGCCGGGCCGAGGAGGCGGGCGAACGTCGCGGCGTCGACGTTGCCGCCGGTCGCGACGCAGACGACGTTGGCGCCCTTGTCGATGCCAGCCGCGCCGGTGAGGAGGGCGGCGACGCCGGCCGCGCCGGCGGGCTCCACGGCGAGCTTGGTGCGTTCGATGGTGAGGCGCATCGCCTCGACGATCGCGT
Above is a genomic segment from Mycobacteriales bacterium containing:
- a CDS encoding DUF3472 domain-containing protein, which produces MRIALRFARAAVTAATVLASLAVLPATPAHAAGVATGISVTNDGTGYATVTDDGIVSTYGSVPWLGNPAGFSGSIVDISVTRDGGGYVAISSRGQVYAFGNVVHRGNVVNFPGDVADVSATQDGKGYVAVTTTGAVYAFGSVRYQGGLSGFGGTDPITAVAVRPDGEGYVVGSARGHIFTFNVPWHGEPVGFSGDIVDLAVTSSGEGYLAISSYGQVSGLNVPSRGDPQGFTGGITGVSVTQDGGGYIAVSGTHQRYAYGKVSYPGGAALGQQQNAKVGVNWSFGPVGLAMTNLDQELVVDDKAPQTFWANSFTWTTGGGGGYLGLQIDGERFDGTVGETAIFSIRNATASSGVNCGHFTGEGNGLSCRLPYPFESGFRRYRLRLTRQDVDIATGEYWWTASVGSTFPSDTGEQVIGSLRAPLGRSAVGSMSNFVEYFGPAVASPDLVPMSVAQLLQPTGNNDVTGNTYVATGTFRTSSTGSGTTADVHVLHYGDGSEGVRVRMGGSGTALLMGG
- a CDS encoding phosphoglyceromutase; protein product: MSTLVLLRHGESTWNKENTFTGWVDVDLSPKGEEEARRGGRLLREAGVEVDVLHTSLQRRAIRTANLALEEADRLWVPVRRSWRLNERHYGALQGKNKTQVREEFGDERFLLWRRSYDVPPPPLDAADPMHPANDPRYRDLPPDLLPATECLKDVLERLLPYWADAIVPDLRAGRTVLVAAHGNSLRALVKHLDGIGDDAIAGLNVPTGIPLRYDLGDDLRPARAVDPDYGVSGAYLDPDAARAAIAGVANQGK
- a CDS encoding maleylpyruvate isomerase family mycothiol-dependent enzyme, with amino-acid sequence MDRERHLAALRHEAAALAAAARAAAPDTPVPSCPAWDVMRLVRHTTHAYRWVTRIVSTHADAEVDETEVDLPDGSPEAYEQALAELVETLTNEAPDTRCWNWSGEDLTVAFWCRRMAQETAVHRWDAQLAAGDARPVEPELAADGVDEMLGVFLPVYLAQTPVDGLSGTAALVATDTGDTWHATFHPDRAEVVRNGATDAGATLRGSASDLLLALWGRGVAVETSGDPRLVTMLTEGEGG